One Malus domestica chromosome 11, GDT2T_hap1 genomic region harbors:
- the LOC139189406 gene encoding uncharacterized protein codes for MVSTKLQSEDMRLDVAVKALEALVTFFENYRETGFASAMRDAKEIALDSEIDPIFQTKRHRPRKRHHDEVNGNEREQQSAEESFRTDYFLVIVDIALSQLKNRFEQLKTFESIFGFLFDAPKLISLDDQRLKENCMNLEAHLKHGNTMDVDGADLCSELQVLQMMLPEEAFLSNNPWTSMEIANFVKETDMCPNVLIAYRVLLTVPVTVASAERSFSKLKLLKSYLRTTMTQDRLNGLAILCIEKDEIEDLEYDDIIDDFASKNARRQFLKG; via the coding sequence aTGGTGAGCACAAAATTACAATCTGAAGACATGCGTCTTGATGTTGCTGTAAAGGCATTGGAAGCACTTGTTAccttttttgaaaactacagAGAAACTGGTTTTGCTTCTGCTATGCGTGATGCTAAAGAAATTGCACTTGATTCGGAAATTGACCCTATTTTTCAAACTAAACGTCATAGACCTAGaaaaagacatcatgatgaagTTAATGGTAATGAGAGGGAACAACAGTCTGCTGAAGAATCATTTAGAACAGATTATTTTCTTGTTATAGTGGATATTGCTCTTTCTCAACTGAAAAACAGGTTTGAACAGTTAAAGACTTTTGAATCTATTTTTGGCTTCTTGTTTGATGCACCGAAGTTAATTTCATTGGATGATCAACGgctaaaagaaaattgtatgaATCTTGAAGCACATTTGAAACATGGAAATACCATGGATGTAGATGGAGCCGACTTGTGTTCTGAATTACAGGTGTTGCAAATGATGTTACCTGAAGAAGCATTTCTCTCTAATAACCCTTGGACATCCATGGAAATAgcaaactttgtaaaagaaaCTGACATGTGTCCTAATGTCTTGATTGCTTATCGTGTACTGTTGACTGTACCTGTGACTGTGGCATCTGCAGAaagaagtttttcaaaattgaaattattaaaatcTTACTTGCGGACCACTATGACTCAAGATAGGCTAAATGGATTAGCAATCTTATGCATTGAAAAAGATGAGATTGAAGACTTGGAGTAtgatgatataattgatgattttgcttcaaaaaATGCTAGAAGACAATTTCTTAAAGGTTGA